The Apium graveolens cultivar Ventura chromosome 3, ASM990537v1, whole genome shotgun sequence sequence TTTGGATGGTTAATTTCTTTAAAACAGAGGGAGGAGTAGAAGTTAAGAATCAAACAAATTCAGCTATTTCACTATCTAATATATAGCCTTGTAAATTTAACTAATTTATCGCAGTAATTCCAATCCTAACTTATTTAGTTCTTTTAATCCCGACATTCATTAATTTGTACTAATTTCCCAGCATGTAAGTCATTCGcatcaaaattcaaaaattaatccAAATATCAGTTCATACTTTTTTTTTTCACAATAAACTCGACAGTTATTTATAGATCGAAGATCGTCAATTTAAACATCATAACGCTAAAACAATACAAAACCTTTACTTGTCAACACGAGCTCATAAATAACCTTCTATAGAGTCAATATAATCCAAATCAACTAATTTagcaagaaaaataaaataatatctcaatttcttaataaaacacacacatatatgtgAAATTAATTAAAGTCGGCGGTGAGCGAGGATCGAACCTACAACAGCAGTGTCCTGAGCTTCCGCAACGATCCGTCCGCTACGACGAACGAGTCTAGAATTATTATAACTCAACGATCCGGTAGAGCGGCGAGAAGCGATCTTAAGGCCTCTAGATTCCGGTAACTTTATAACTTCCCGGCGGTTTGAGATCGGAGAAACAGATAATGAACCGACGATCGGAGAGAGAGTTGCCGCTGGAAAACCGGTGGCGCGTGGGATCGTGAGATTTTCGAGCATAACAGCCATCGCAAAATCACCAGAAAtgttgattttttttaaaaaattttattaATGTAAAGCTTGGGAATTAGGAGTAAAAATATATACAGATTACAGACAACACACAGCGAGTGTCTCAGTGTGTGTGGTGGATGAGATTGGATATAAGATAATGTGGGCCCAGTATAACTTGTGTTTTGGACACGTTTCATTTTCCGAATTGGCCTGTTCATTTACTGGGCCATCACCAATAATTATTGTATCTGGTCCCGATTCAATTATAGGCCCActaatttgacttttccctgaaCAGCGGTATCAACGCAAATTTACGTGTAGTACATTTCCATTCTCGCCCGTCTCAAAATTTATTTATACTAGTTTTATTATTCGTGCGAGATATTAGTCttcatttaatatttttatattatttaaaattaataaaaagaaattaaattattaccttattagtatatttataaataataatctAAATATTTATTGTTCCCGGGATTCGAACATGAATCATGGGTAGTGTATACTCTCTCTGTTTTTTATTATATGACGTTTGATTTTTTTTACACACATTTCTAAGTGTTTTGACcgtatagttaaaataataatttttaaaattttctttttgtaaattaaagttttagttatatacttttattcaaaaaaagaaaattttaaaaattattaatttaactATGCGGTCAAAGCACTTAAAAATGTGTGCAGAAAAATCAAACGTCATATAATAAAAAACAGAGGGagtaaataataatataaatatttgttattggcgGAGTTCGAACCCAAGAGTTTTAGTAGTGTATATATAATAAGcttttttttctttaaaaaaaatagattttttttatataaaaaaaagatTTGCTAGCGATAAACTAATTATGATCATTATGAAATCATTATTAATATAATCAACATAATTTATAAATTGTTCAAAGAATAATTATGGTTTATAGTCAAATTAAATATAAGCTGTGTAGTTTATAATTTCCCATACTTGTTGACAACTATAAAGAATAAAGCCAGGACAAAATACACAAGTATCATAATGTTCTATAAGATAGAAATGAAGTTACCAGCTTGAAATTACATTCAATTATTTAAAAGAAGAATATACCAAACTCTCTCTCAAATTACAAAGCATTGGATTTGGAACATTATATAAGTTTTTAAATCCATATTAATATTATACACACCCTATGCAATATAGAAGAATCAATGTAGTCTGCTCTGGGCCTCATCAAAATCGTTTTGCTGACATAATCAGACACCGGAAAACAAGGACATCCTGCAAACAAGAAAGCAAAAATTAAGATTCATCTTCGTATCAAGCAGTTACCAAGAATCGGAAGTTGTGATGTATAAGAATATCGAACAAGATTTGAAACCGAATAAATGATCATTTAGATTCGAGGAGGATAACGAATTGTTGCAAAATACGATTTGCCCTTGTGCTCGACATCATCGAGTACTAAAAAGATACCTAATAATCTCATGCAACAACGGCTTGTGTAAATCATTACCTAAAGAAATGAAGAGGAATTGGACAAGTAGTGGATTTGAAAACTAGTCAAAAGCTCACGCTAATCTTGCAATATATTTGCATTTCATGCACAACTCGTGCAAGACTGCAAATTTGTAATTACCTCTAGTTCTTGTTTTCCACTGTCACATCACTACTTGTTTAACAGTGTTCTTTCAATGTATATGAGGAATATATAGACTCATATATCCTCTCTTTTTCTGGTACATTATTCTACACCTACCTACTCAGTCAACATTCAAATATATCCACAGATACATACAAATAATATATGCGATGCTGCCGTCCAGATTCTCAATGTTCACATTGTGAATTAATATTGATAGACCATAATTCAACCCCATTCCCCACAACAGCCAATTCTCTCGACCTTTCAATTATCTCACCTACATAGATACAAATATAGAAGCTGAAAGGATAGTAAGAGACCTGCATGGAGAAGAAGAAGACTCTAAAGAAAGATCACGAGGTTCATCAGGAGGAGAAGCAAAGGCAGCTGCCAATGCTAAGCAGACGAAAAAAGAAACTACCCAGTTTAACAAAAgtagatgaagaagatgaagacaCTGACAATAAGCCAAAACAAGATGAAATGGCAGTAAGGTCGACCATGCGATTGATATCAGGTAACATGCCTCATACCATGCAAGAACACGCCCTCTGTTTCACCAATTCACTCCTATGCAATACATCCAAATCCAATTGTTCCCCCAGCCCTTCCCTCCTTGCTCGTTCCCTCAAAAAGGTACTATATAATTAAATATCTTTAAGTGTTTTTTTACAATTACACGCACATAAATGCTCAAAGTAATTACTTTAATATTGGTTGATAAATTACTAACATTTATGCTATCTTCTATTCAATTTTCTGAAGGAGTTTGACTCGTTATATGGACGGGTATGGCACTGCATAGTAGGGAAGAGTTTCGGATCATTTGTGACTCACTCTCCAGGAGGCTTCATTTATTTCTCTGTTGactctcataatctctcttttcttctCTTCAAAACCGAGGTTCAGCTTATAGCAACATAATTCTAGCATATGTGCAGTTCAAATGCAGTCAGATACTTCGTGTACTGATCGGTCAATTTCAAAACTATTCTGACCTCATGTTTGTGCAGGACTTCTAAACTTCATTATCACAATCTTAACATACCGATAGACGATAGTATACAAGAAAGAATTAAACACCAAACGATCATAAATGAATACTTGATGACTATAACTAAAACTCTAGAAGCGCTTTAGATTTGCAACATAAAATTTTTCTCTAAATGCTTCTCGGTTTTTTTTTAGAATGGCATTTAATATGGACTACAACAGTACAGTTTCTAGCTCAAAAACTTCCTATCATAATCTTCCCACTTCCCTACATAATTGAAATAAGTTAGTAACATTATCACATCTATAATAATAGGCTAAACCTACATAACTAATAGTTGCAGTTTCTCATTGACTGATAAGTACAATATATTACAGGATGTTGTAAAAATTCAATTAAGGGTCACACATATTTAAGGGTCTGTCACCCTCTAAAACCCCCATATAAAAtactaaaataaaaaatatatatttcattTGGTAAATGGAGTGTGCAAATATATTCAACTTTCTACTGGAAGAATACACATCAATCTTCTATAAAGAGTTCAGTAATTTAAATGCAAAATACTCACCTCCTTCCTGGACTATATTCTATAGAGAATTTCTTTGCACCTTCAAGACTAAGACAAATTTCTCTCACGCATATAACGTTCGATCTTTTCAACATCTTCTGGGGTGTCAACACCATGGGCATTGTGGTCAACTTTTATCACCTGCAAGAAAGAGTAgttaaaaaatgatttttgatGTATTCTATAATGTAACAGCATGTAGAATTTTATCCTTCATATATCTTTTTTCAACTTCATAGCTATACTATGATTCTATCTGCAAAAGTTGTAATCCTATTCCCAAATACAATTTACATGCTTGCATTTAACCTCCTGTAATATAAATCCTGGTATTCAAAATACACAAAATAGCCTTTTATTAAGATATAACCTCTTAACGGCTATATAAAGCCAACAAGCTTCACAGAGCCAATACCAAACGTTTCTACCAAACACCTAACTATACATTGGCATTATTTTACTTATACTACATCGTCTTCTAGGATGCTAAAACACAAGATCTAGGCTGGAGAAACATATTGGATGAAAAACTAAAACAAGCTGTGTAACAAAAATCATATACACTGAATGTAAACTAGTTAttataattgattttattaaatatatagcTGCATGTACAGCAAAGTAGGAGATCACATATGCAATTAAATTTGTAATAAAACAATTTAGTGACTGTTTTGTTTGGAACCCAAAAGAAGTTGATTTACCTTTAGCAAAGGTGCTAACAAGAAGGAAACCATGCATGTTAGGTTCTCGTTGAAATATAACATGAAAAAGTGATATAATATGTTACAGTCAAGAGCGTGGAAGAATCCAATGAGAAACACACCTTCATCTTGTATCCATTTTCCAGGACTTTTAGCTGTTCCAGATCTTCTTCAAGTTGCAGAGGGGTAGGTGGAAGCTCTGGATATATTTTGAGGAATTTCGTATCAAAGCTCTGTACACGATCAGAACCTTAGAATTGCTTCATCAATGTAGAAACTAGAGACGTGATAGACAAGAGGATAGAAGTACCTGAATTCCAAGGTGAAGCAAGTACGGAAATTTCGGATTGACTTTTCCTGACCTATATCCAACAGGTAAATAAATTCAGTAAGAGGAGAAAGGACTAAAGGGTTAATCTGAAGTTTAAAGTCCCAGGTGTAACAAAGCAAATATACTGACTTGTTATAAGGAATCAATCCTCGCGAAAAATAAATTGCATAACCACTGTTATCCACCACACATTTCACACGATTCGGATCAAATGCATCTTCAGGTGCTAAGGCTGTCACAGCAGTGCTAAACACTGCATCAGGAGCACCCTGAATAATTAAAAAACAATTAAAAAGTTAAGCAACTACAATAAAGTGAAGTAAAGAAAGTAGAATAAGTTCATCCCGGTACTGATGCTTTCCTACAACTTTAAACAGTGTATTAGTATTAGCTCAACTATTATCATCTTTCCTTTTAAGCTAAATATAAGAATAATTTATCTGATAGTTAACAAATATGTCATAATTCTTAATATAGCAAAGTAACCTGCAATGCTTTCACAATCCCATCAATAATTTCAGGTTCAATTAGTGGTTCATCCCCTTGTATATTGACAACAACATCGTACTTCTTTTTAAGTTTTTGAAGTGCTTCATTACATCGCTCAGTACCTGGAACAATAGTGCAACATTCTTACTAATACACAACAGAAATTTTGAAAACAGTGGGAAAATTACGATAATAGACTATCCTTTACCATTTCGACAAGATTCGGATGTCATTATAACATCAGCACCAAATCCTCGACAACAACTAGCGATTTTTTCATCATCCGTGGCCACAACTACATTAGGGAATAACTGAATGAGTATTAACATAAAAATTGGAAAAAGTACAGTGAAGAAGGGAGGGAAAAGGAAGGATCAAGGTTTAACAACTTCTAAATCCGGTAAGTGTACCACCCCTGTGGATGATAAAATTAAATATGCTCTCAAGTGGAAATTATAGAAGATGGTGTATGTTCAAAAATCTGGAAATACCTATGAAAAACTAAAACCTTGTGCAGTGTGCAGCACCACAGAGCCTGTGAAGTTTACTATTAAATCAGATTGTTTGTGTGCCAATGAAAGAAACCACACTATTTTCATAGCCTAAAGATGGTGAACTAATCAAAAATATCATGCAGGTTCCAAGAATCCTTCTAACAATACATTAAAAAAAGAAAGATCAATAGAGTCAGTGAATTACCAACATGGTCCAGTGTTGTCGCCAAATTTGCACGTTCCCACGTTCTCTGTATAGAAGCATTTAAAGGGGTGGGTAAATGACTCGTAGAAAATAAAAAGAAGCCCGTCATAACTTAAATTCAGTATCATGTGAAATGGTGACGTGCTTTGAAGGAATCTCATAACTGAATTACATCAGTATTAAGATTCAACCTTTATCTAGAGCATTCTAAGCTGGCTCTAAAACTAGAAAGGACATAAAAATACACAATAATGTGCCAGAACGAAAAGCATCTAATAATCTATGTTTGACTAAGCTATAGATAAAGCTTTCTGCCTGGAAAATGTTTTCCAAATTTTCCGGTATTTGTTTGTGCTATGGAATACATATTTGAGAAAAATATCTTTATTATGTTGTCTGACTTTCTGGATATTTTCCAGATTTTTCCTGTGTTTTTTGTCATTAGGCAAATAAATTTTATCCAAAGGACGAAAACGCCTTTGAAAAAAATAACGAAATTTCTGGAAACACCTTCCCAAAATCAAAAGGGGTAAATTTTTCCCAAAATTAACATACTCTTACCATTTTCATAATAGTTTCCAAAAAAAATTCCAAGAAACATTTTCTTTCCGAGAATAATTTTTCCAAAATTAAGTTTTTTTTGTCAAACGGAGCCTAGTTTCTTTCAATTCGACACAAGTACGTAACCATAATCATTTTCATTTTCTTGGCATCTCAATCAAATTTGAAGCCTGGAATTGAGTATAAAAACTAAACTACAATTCTAAATCCGAAACGGAATGCAACACTCTCATCATAAGTTCATAACCCTTCAATGCTAAATTACATACTCAGTCTATCCCACCCAACAGGTTCGGCACACACTTTAACGCTCTTATAAAATATAATGTAGTTacctaattttttttttaaaaaaaatctccTAAATTAAGATATAAtgtttaattttttataaaaaaaggaattttaaaataaattatggAACTATACTTTATAATAACTTAAAACGCGGGCCTGAAAAAACCGTATTTAGCCGTATATAAAATACTAATATACTGATACTTATTAACGCACCGAAACTTGAACCCTCACTTCTCGATTTACTATGATCACTAGTTTTACACAATCCAACAGTACACATAAAAAACCAAATAGTTAAAAACACATGCAACCAAAACAATGAAAAAACACacacttaaaaataaataaacaattgAGGGTGTACAATTGGGCCGGACCTGGATCATGGGCTTGCCGAGGATTTGAACGAGAGGCTTGCCCTCGAATCGCGTAGAAGCGTACCTCGCCGGAATAATTCCGACCACACGGCTCCGAAATCGACTAGTTCGCCGGAGATGAGCACCGACAGCAACCGCCACGGCAGCTCCGACGAGTAGGCTGTGCACGATCCATGATTTgtttgaagaagatgaagaatCAGATGAAGATTTGCAAATCGACATGGGATTCATTTTCAACTACCCGCAATTTTGATTCGAGTGTCACCTAAATAAGCTGCTCTGTCTGTCTGTCAGTCAATATATGTAAATATTCACTGTATGCATCTTATATATTCACACACTTTCAAATCGGGGTAAGTACATACATGTCAGTATGTCACAGACGTATTGTATagtttccttttattttattgaTGGATTCGAGATCTACTGATCTACATGATAAAAATAAATACTGTATTTATAATAGGTAAATTTTATACTAAATAATATGTCATATACATGATGGGTTTTAATTCGgtgcacatatatatatatgcatttatattattattagaAAAATTTATAAGTTAAAAGTTTGATACATCAATGttttgaaaaaaaatttaaaaaaaaatatttgagaTTTTTAGTATTTTTCTTATAAAATACTCACTTCATTAATTAAAAATGCATTAGAGGCAGGGGCTTAATCAAGCTGAGAGGTGAAATAAAAAGTTGGGGATCAAATTTAATCGAATTTTTAATTTTAAGTTCGAAGTTGGAGTAGTAAAAAGTTTGATATATTTGAGATTGGTTGAAAAATTGAATCAATATGATGAGATATTATATCTGACAAAACTCATAATATGATTAGTTCAGTTCGAGTTCGATTTAATTACATATACAAATATTGAATATGTTTTACAATAAATATATTTCtaatatataaaaattagaaaaaaataaataccAATTAGACTATGAGTCAAGTAATTAAAAGCTCGAGTTCAAATTCACTCGATTATTACGGATTCGAATTCAAAATTTTAAGGAGTAAAGTTCAAATAACTCTTGTACAGAATTAATGATCAGTGCTTTTCATCATCAACttttaaattatttgaaaaaattTCTTTATGTTTGAGAACACTAATCCTGATATTTTTTGTCATTGACTTGTAAAAAGAAAATA is a genomic window containing:
- the LOC141711617 gene encoding 3-deoxy-manno-octulosonate cytidylyltransferase, mitochondrial; the protein is MNPMSICKSSSDSSSSSNKSWIVHSLLVGAAVAVAVGAHLRRTSRFRSRVVGIIPARYASTRFEGKPLVQILGKPMIQRTWERANLATTLDHVVVATDDEKIASCCRGFGADVIMTSESCRNGTERCNEALQKLKKKYDVVVNIQGDEPLIEPEIIDGIVKALQGAPDAVFSTAVTALAPEDAFDPNRVKCVVDNSGYAIYFSRGLIPYNKSGKVNPKFPYLLHLGIQSFDTKFLKIYPELPPTPLQLEEDLEQLKVLENGYKMKVIKVDHNAHGVDTPEDVEKIERYMRERNLS